The genome window GTGGCAGAGGCGCATACATTTTTGCTGACTATGATAAAATTCAGCTAGCCATTAAAAGGAAACTTTTTAATCGTGCTTTTAAAACGAATATTCCGACTATTGCATACCAAAATTTAGCCAACGAGGTAGATCTAATATGAAAAAACCACAAAAACGAATCTCAAATGTAGG of Mesomycoplasma dispar contains these proteins:
- a CDS encoding YlxR family protein, with protein sequence MKSYTRKCIVDQQIYPIENLIRFTYNKKDKLIIDKFLDRKIGGRGAYIFADYDKIQLAIKRKLFNRAFKTNIPTIAYQNLANEVDLIWKNHKNESQM